One segment of Variovorax sp. PAMC28562 DNA contains the following:
- a CDS encoding nucleotidyltransferase family protein yields MHPSIALHRTGISAICQRYQIRRLDVFGSAARADDFDAATSDADFLVEFAPDAATGLAGFFGAKAELEKLLGRGVDLVEPGAIRNPFVLASINRNRESVYAA; encoded by the coding sequence GTGCACCCGTCCATCGCGCTCCACCGCACCGGCATCTCCGCGATCTGCCAGCGTTACCAGATTCGTCGGCTCGATGTGTTCGGTTCCGCAGCGCGGGCGGATGACTTCGATGCAGCGACCAGCGACGCAGATTTTCTGGTGGAGTTCGCACCCGATGCTGCTACAGGCTTGGCGGGCTTCTTTGGCGCAAAGGCGGAACTGGAAAAGCTATTGGGGCGTGGCGTCGATCTGGTGGAGCCAGGCGCGATCCGCAACCCGTTTGTGCTCGCCAGCATCAACCGCAATCGGGAGTCGGTGTATGCAGCGTGA
- a CDS encoding acetyl/propionyl/methylcrotonyl-CoA carboxylase subunit alpha: MKKVLIANRGEIAVRIVRACADYGVKSVAVYADADLDALHARMADEAYGLDGQRPADTYLHIDKLLAIAARSGADAVHPGYGFLSENAGFARAVIGAGLIWVGPPPEAIDALGDKVQARKIALQVGAPLVAGTPGPVNNAQEVIAFAEQHGLPIAIKAAFGGGGRGLKVAWRMDEVADCFESAVREAITAFGRGECFVEQFLDRPRHVEAQVIADMHGHVVVLGTRDCSLQRRNQKLVEEAPAPFLTDAQRERIHASARDICAKAGYVGAGTVEFLLSPSGTISFLEVNTRLQVEHPVTEETSGIDLVVEQLRVADGLPLSITETPVPRGHAFEFRINAEDVGRGFLPAPGAVRVFDAPSGPGVRVDTGVVSGSTVPGTFDSLMAKLIVTGATRAQAIARARRVLKEFRIEGVASVLPFHRAVMAHADFTSADEFKVHTRWIETDFANTLAAAARSEPGVSDAPLTRTAIEIDGRRMALGLPAELLRGLQSSSSGGETSAAEALAIAIEIDPATVAAPITGTLQSWKVADGDTVAAGDPIASMEAMKMEMQVAAHRAGRIALKVEQGAYVTAGTGIAEIR, encoded by the coding sequence ATGAAAAAAGTCCTCATTGCCAACCGTGGCGAAATCGCCGTGCGCATCGTGCGCGCCTGTGCCGACTACGGTGTGAAATCGGTGGCGGTCTATGCCGACGCCGACCTCGACGCGCTGCATGCGCGCATGGCCGACGAGGCCTACGGGCTCGATGGTCAGCGGCCCGCCGACACCTACCTCCACATCGACAAGCTGTTGGCCATCGCGGCGCGCAGCGGCGCCGATGCGGTGCACCCGGGCTACGGCTTTTTGTCGGAGAACGCCGGCTTCGCGCGTGCCGTGATTGGCGCGGGGCTGATCTGGGTCGGCCCACCGCCGGAAGCGATCGACGCGCTCGGTGACAAGGTGCAGGCCCGCAAGATCGCGCTCCAGGTCGGCGCACCGTTGGTCGCCGGAACGCCGGGCCCGGTGAACAACGCGCAGGAGGTCATCGCCTTCGCGGAACAGCATGGCTTGCCGATCGCGATCAAGGCCGCTTTCGGTGGCGGTGGTCGCGGGCTCAAGGTGGCATGGCGCATGGACGAGGTCGCCGATTGCTTCGAATCCGCGGTGCGCGAAGCCATCACCGCCTTCGGTCGTGGCGAGTGTTTCGTCGAACAGTTCCTCGATCGACCTCGCCATGTCGAGGCGCAGGTGATTGCCGACATGCACGGCCACGTCGTCGTGCTGGGCACGCGCGACTGCTCGCTGCAGCGGCGCAACCAGAAGCTGGTGGAAGAGGCGCCCGCGCCGTTCCTCACCGATGCGCAACGCGAGCGCATCCATGCGTCGGCACGGGACATCTGTGCGAAGGCGGGCTACGTTGGCGCCGGCACGGTGGAGTTTTTGCTGAGCCCATCCGGCACGATTTCGTTCCTGGAAGTGAACACGCGGCTGCAGGTCGAGCACCCGGTCACCGAAGAAACATCGGGCATCGATCTGGTGGTCGAGCAGTTGCGCGTGGCCGATGGCTTGCCGCTGTCGATCACGGAAACGCCGGTGCCGCGCGGCCATGCTTTCGAGTTCCGCATCAATGCCGAGGACGTCGGTCGCGGCTTCTTGCCTGCGCCGGGTGCCGTGCGCGTGTTCGATGCGCCTTCGGGTCCGGGCGTGCGCGTCGATACGGGCGTGGTGTCGGGCTCGACGGTGCCAGGCACCTTCGATTCGTTGATGGCCAAGCTCATCGTCACCGGCGCCACGCGTGCGCAAGCCATTGCACGCGCACGTCGGGTGTTGAAGGAGTTCCGCATCGAAGGCGTCGCGTCGGTTTTGCCATTTCACCGCGCGGTGATGGCGCATGCGGACTTCACATCGGCGGATGAGTTCAAGGTGCACACGCGATGGATCGAAACGGACTTTGCGAACACGCTCGCTGCGGCAGCGCGCTCCGAGCCTGGCGTGTCTGACGCGCCGTTGACTCGTACCGCCATCGAGATCGATGGGCGCCGCATGGCGCTCGGGTTGCCGGCCGAGCTGCTCCGTGGATTGCAGTCAAGCTCTTCCGGCGGCGAGACTTCGGCAGCCGAAGCGCTGGCCATCGCCATAGAGATCGACCCCGCAACGGTCGCCGCGCCGATCACCGGCACGCTTCAATCTTGGAAAGTCGCTGATGGCGACACCGTCGCTGCAGGCGACCCCATCGCGTCGATGGAAGCCATGAAGATGGAGATGCAGGTGGCTGCACATCGCGCGGGTCGCATCGCGCTCAAGGTGGAGCAGGGCGCCTACGTCACGGCCGGAACCGGCATTGCAGAGATTCGATAG
- a CDS encoding nucleotidyltransferase family protein: MRPSIALEQHRDAVYRATGHFRAANPRIFGSTLRGDDGEDSDLDLLVDALPGATLFDLGGLQDELEQLLGVRVDLVTPRDLPVKFRDSVLAEARPV; the protein is encoded by the coding sequence ATGCGCCCTTCCATCGCCCTCGAACAACACCGTGACGCCGTTTACCGCGCCACAGGTCATTTTCGTGCCGCGAACCCGCGCATCTTCGGTTCGACGCTGCGTGGCGACGACGGGGAGGACAGTGACCTCGATCTGTTGGTAGATGCTTTGCCGGGCGCGACGCTGTTCGACCTGGGCGGCCTGCAAGACGAACTGGAGCAGTTGCTGGGCGTGCGGGTGGATCTGGTGACGCCGCGCGACCTGCCCGTCAAGTTCCGTGACAGCGTACTGGCCGAGGCCAGGCCGGTATGA
- a CDS encoding LysR family transcriptional regulator, with protein sequence MKERISLDRLTGLIAFARTASLGSYTAAARALSVSPSAVSKSVQRLEASLGLALFTRTTRSLTLTSEGADMHERALRLLQGVEEIEQAAVAARGEPAGIIKVTAPLPIGVNLLAPALPRFRERYPKLSVDLRLGDRITDLIEEGIDVAVRVGHVVDSRLISRRLAPHRLRAFASPAYLAKHGTPQHPEDLAAHECVNFRYQSSGQTLRWPFHVGERVLEILPDAGIVVDVSDAVAAILAAGGGIGISPTYIAAPYVRRGELVPVLTPFTLRDKFDITALWPESRRGNPNVKAFVEFLEEVFPSPAPWDVLIQGVGK encoded by the coding sequence ATGAAGGAACGAATCAGTCTCGACCGCCTCACCGGCCTCATCGCATTCGCCCGCACCGCCTCGCTTGGCAGCTACACCGCAGCAGCCCGGGCGCTATCGGTGTCGCCATCGGCAGTGAGCAAGAGCGTCCAGCGGCTGGAAGCCAGCCTTGGGTTGGCCCTGTTCACCCGCACCACGCGCTCGCTCACGCTCACTTCCGAGGGTGCCGATATGCACGAGCGGGCATTGCGCCTGCTGCAAGGCGTGGAAGAGATCGAGCAGGCGGCGGTAGCGGCGCGCGGCGAACCGGCCGGCATCATCAAAGTCACCGCGCCGCTGCCGATCGGCGTCAACCTCCTGGCGCCCGCCTTGCCGCGATTTCGCGAGCGCTATCCCAAGCTGTCGGTCGACTTGCGCTTGGGTGATCGCATCACCGATCTGATCGAGGAGGGCATCGACGTGGCCGTCCGCGTCGGGCACGTGGTCGACAGCCGCCTGATCTCGCGCCGACTCGCCCCGCATCGGCTCCGCGCGTTCGCTTCGCCGGCGTACCTGGCAAAGCACGGCACCCCGCAACACCCTGAAGATCTGGCGGCGCACGAGTGCGTGAACTTCCGCTATCAGAGTTCGGGGCAGACCTTGCGCTGGCCGTTTCACGTTGGCGAGCGCGTGCTGGAAATCTTGCCGGATGCCGGGATCGTCGTTGACGTCAGCGATGCTGTTGCGGCGATTCTTGCTGCGGGCGGGGGCATCGGCATTTCGCCGACGTACATCGCTGCGCCTTATGTTCGGCGCGGGGAACTCGTGCCGGTGCTCACGCCGTTCACGCTGAGGGACAAGTTCGATATCACCGCGCTTTGGCCGGAGAGTCGGCGGGGGAATCCGAACGTCAAGGCGTTTGTGGAATTTCTGGAGGAGGTGTTTCCGTCACCTGCTCCTTGGGATGTTTTGATTCAGGGGGTGGGGAAATGA
- a CDS encoding IS1634 family transposase, with amino-acid sequence MFIKVTRSGPRQYVQLVEAYRDDSGRPKQRTVATLGRLDQMDSGLESVISGLLRVTGQPVGSPATSPATSPAVSRRLSGASGAAAQPVVHFESARDFGDVWALTQLWNSLGFDRLRTLFRRTRHTIDVEALIRVMVLNRLCDPDSKLGVLRWVETVSLPGIMCESITHQHLLRAMDALVDSHEEVEAVLAGLLRPLVDQDLAIVFYDMTTIRASGLSQQEGDLRHFGIAKEGLIARQVMLGVVQTAQGLPLYHEVFDGNTAEVTTLKPIIEKIVQRLPVKRVIAVADRGLLSSDNLADLQAITLPGGGQLEFILAVPGRRYADFIDLLGPLHAAQCADAPSEVVTETRWNDLRLVVAHDPQVALEAGAKRDRRIEALEQQAAQWTGKLDAQDSAKDSRKDSKNNSDQALVKKVRGRKLSDGGARARFYHEVCEAHLARIVKVDLKSELFSYGIDERALAHARLMDGKLLLVTNVADLAPEDVVRRYKSLADIERGFRVLKSEIEIGPIYHRLPGRIRAHAAICFMALILYRVMRTRLHASDTALSPERALAQLRRIQHHRITLNDSQPVAGLSSVTTQHAAILAALDIPKPNLDTQLTLL; translated from the coding sequence GTGTTCATCAAAGTCACCCGCTCCGGCCCGCGCCAATACGTCCAACTCGTCGAAGCCTATCGCGACGATTCCGGACGCCCCAAGCAGCGCACCGTGGCCACCCTGGGTCGACTCGACCAGATGGACAGCGGCCTCGAGTCCGTCATCTCCGGCCTGCTGCGTGTCACCGGTCAGCCCGTTGGCTCGCCTGCTACTTCACCCGCTACATCACCCGCTGTCTCACGCAGGCTGAGCGGCGCGTCTGGTGCTGCAGCGCAACCAGTCGTGCACTTCGAATCGGCACGCGACTTCGGCGACGTCTGGGCTCTCACGCAGCTGTGGAATTCGCTCGGCTTCGATCGTCTGCGAACGCTGTTCCGGCGCACCCGCCACACCATCGACGTCGAGGCCCTGATCCGCGTGATGGTGCTCAACCGCCTGTGCGATCCGGACTCCAAACTCGGCGTGCTGCGCTGGGTCGAGACCGTCAGCCTGCCCGGCATCATGTGCGAGTCGATCACCCACCAGCACCTGCTGCGTGCCATGGACGCGCTGGTCGACAGCCACGAGGAAGTCGAGGCGGTGCTCGCCGGCTTGCTGCGCCCGCTGGTCGATCAGGATCTGGCCATCGTGTTCTACGACATGACCACCATCCGTGCCAGCGGCCTGTCGCAGCAGGAAGGCGACTTGCGCCACTTCGGCATAGCCAAGGAAGGGCTCATCGCCCGCCAGGTCATGCTCGGCGTGGTGCAGACCGCCCAGGGCCTGCCGCTGTACCACGAGGTGTTCGATGGCAACACGGCCGAGGTGACCACGCTCAAGCCCATCATCGAGAAGATCGTGCAGCGCTTGCCCGTCAAGCGCGTCATTGCCGTGGCCGATCGCGGGCTGCTCTCGAGCGACAACCTGGCAGATTTGCAGGCCATCACTTTGCCAGGTGGGGGTCAGCTGGAATTCATCCTGGCCGTGCCAGGACGACGTTATGCGGACTTCATCGATCTGCTGGGTCCACTGCATGCGGCGCAGTGCGCCGATGCGCCGTCCGAGGTGGTCACCGAGACGCGCTGGAACGACTTGCGCCTGGTGGTTGCACACGATCCGCAGGTTGCGTTGGAGGCCGGTGCCAAGCGCGACCGGCGCATCGAGGCACTGGAGCAGCAGGCCGCGCAATGGACGGGCAAGCTCGATGCGCAGGACAGCGCAAAGGACAGCCGGAAAGACAGCAAAAACAACAGCGATCAGGCCCTCGTCAAAAAGGTTCGCGGCCGCAAGCTGTCTGACGGCGGTGCACGGGCGCGCTTCTATCACGAGGTGTGCGAGGCCCATCTGGCACGCATCGTCAAGGTCGATCTCAAGAGTGAGCTGTTCAGCTACGGCATCGATGAGCGCGCCCTGGCGCACGCGCGTCTGATGGACGGCAAGCTGCTGCTGGTGACCAATGTCGCCGATCTCGCGCCTGAGGATGTGGTGCGGCGATACAAGTCACTGGCCGACATCGAACGAGGGTTTCGAGTCCTGAAATCGGAGATTGAGATCGGACCCATTTATCACCGGCTGCCCGGACGCATCCGGGCGCACGCGGCAATCTGCTTCATGGCGCTGATCCTGTACCGGGTGATGCGCACCCGCCTGCACGCAAGTGACACGGCGCTATCACCCGAGCGGGCATTGGCACAACTGCGCCGCATTCAGCATCACCGCATCACTCTGAACGACAGCCAGCCGGTGGCCGGACTGTCGTCGGTCACCACACAACATGCCGCCATCCTGGCGGCACTGGACATCCCAAAACCCAATCTCGATACCCAACTGACCCTGTTGTAG
- a CDS encoding LamB/YcsF family protein codes for MQMDLNSDLGESLGAWRMGDDDAMLGIVSSANVACGFHAGDAAGILQTLKRAKERGVVVGAHVAYPDLAGFGRRNMDVASADLQADVIYQIGALKGLAAAAGTTVRYVKPHGALYNTIAHDERQARDVIAAIRAIDSSLCLVALAGSPLIAWARASGLRTVAEAFADRAYMPNGTLVSRREKGAVLHDAQEVAARMLKLATEGVVEAIDGSTVRIEADSVCVHGDSPGAVEMAREVRALLERSGVAIRSFVGADR; via the coding sequence ATGCAGATGGACCTGAACAGCGACCTCGGCGAAAGCCTCGGTGCCTGGCGCATGGGCGACGACGACGCGATGCTCGGCATCGTGAGCAGTGCCAACGTGGCATGCGGTTTTCATGCCGGTGATGCGGCCGGCATCCTGCAGACGCTGAAGCGCGCGAAGGAGCGAGGCGTGGTGGTCGGCGCGCATGTGGCATACCCGGATCTCGCCGGCTTCGGCCGCCGCAACATGGACGTGGCGAGCGCCGACCTGCAGGCCGATGTGATCTATCAGATCGGTGCGCTCAAGGGCCTCGCGGCCGCCGCCGGCACCACGGTGCGCTACGTCAAGCCGCACGGCGCGCTCTACAACACCATCGCGCACGACGAGCGGCAGGCACGCGATGTGATCGCGGCCATCCGCGCGATCGACTCATCGCTCTGCCTCGTCGCGCTGGCCGGCTCGCCGCTCATCGCGTGGGCGCGCGCCAGCGGTCTGCGCACCGTGGCCGAAGCCTTCGCAGACCGTGCCTACATGCCCAACGGCACGCTGGTGTCGCGCCGCGAAAAAGGCGCGGTGCTGCACGACGCGCAAGAGGTAGCGGCGCGCATGTTGAAGCTGGCGACAGAGGGCGTGGTCGAGGCCATCGACGGCAGCACGGTGCGCATCGAAGCCGACTCGGTCTGCGTGCACGGCGACAGTCCCGGCGCGGTGGAGATGGCGCGCGAAGTGCGGGCGCTGCTGGAGCGCTCCGGTGTCGCGATCCGCTCCTTCGTCGGGGCCGATCGATGA
- a CDS encoding PP2C family protein-serine/threonine phosphatase, which translates to MRVLTEQFSLTGKNKINEDAIGFREENNLHVAAIADGVGGNDGGATASAIAIMVAIDSISKVENLPFLSIFSDAAAHIKLEAQLDLINANMATTLSMCQIDSLGRCRVGHVGDSRIYHLRGTGILQKTVDQTEVAALIDAGILTKSQAKTYPRRTVLTSALSSKGNFDLYEAQFSTISGDRLIFLTDGIYRILGKKKICETSVSFSDLADFSKALKNLTYGKNDDDASALILEIN; encoded by the coding sequence ATGCGAGTTCTGACTGAACAATTTTCGCTCACAGGAAAGAATAAAATCAATGAAGATGCCATTGGATTCCGCGAGGAAAATAATCTTCATGTTGCTGCCATTGCCGATGGCGTAGGGGGGAATGATGGAGGCGCGACAGCATCCGCCATTGCAATTATGGTAGCAATCGACAGCATATCAAAAGTAGAAAATTTGCCTTTTTTGAGTATTTTCTCTGACGCAGCAGCGCATATTAAGCTTGAAGCCCAGCTGGATTTGATAAATGCCAACATGGCAACTACACTATCGATGTGTCAAATTGATAGCTTAGGACGGTGTCGAGTTGGCCATGTTGGAGATTCGAGAATTTATCATTTGCGCGGCACCGGGATTCTGCAAAAAACCGTCGATCAAACTGAAGTTGCAGCGCTAATTGATGCTGGAATTTTGACAAAATCACAGGCAAAAACCTACCCCAGAAGGACTGTCCTGACCTCTGCACTTTCTTCGAAGGGGAACTTCGATTTGTATGAAGCACAGTTTTCAACAATTTCGGGCGATAGATTGATTTTTTTAACAGACGGTATTTATCGCATTTTGGGAAAGAAAAAAATTTGCGAAACATCGGTGTCTTTTTCGGATTTGGCAGACTTTTCAAAAGCTTTAAAGAACTTGACGTATGGTAAGAATGATGACGATGCTAGTGCACTAATTTTGGAAATCAATTAG
- a CDS encoding urea amidolyase family protein, translated as MRFLPVNLDALLVELDDLPQTLALLASLQAEPVHGIEEMVPAARTLLVRYRSSMVSRAALVAAIGARSLDATVERTSTLIEIPVSYSGEDLDEVAQMLGITREEVIRRHTGSEYTVAFTGFAPGFAYLSGGDPGLDVPRRTTPRTRIPAGAVGLAGQFSGVYPQASPGGWQIIGVTATPMWDLSRDVPALLQPGFRVRFVDVTQRAAVALAPQALVAGPSTATTTSTASPAAPVAAHEGSSLEIRSTGLQALFQDLGRHGQAGQGVSASGAMDRGALRAANRLVGNPSDAACVEIVYGGFHAVCHGDAVVAFTGAEAPIEVTTASGLRHAASGYQAIALSDGDGVVLGEPRAGIRSYLAVRGGFTAEPVLGSRSTDTLANVGPAPVAAGDTLPIHRSTRGAIVGAAEQPPHDLPTTHEVVTLDVVMGPRTDWFTSEAVALLASQLWSVTPQSNRVGLRLAGEQPLTRSNPAELPSEGTALGAIQVPPSGQPVLFLADHPLTGGYPVIGAVATHHLDRAGQIPIGARVRFNPIQPFEFDITP; from the coding sequence ATGCGGTTCTTGCCGGTCAACCTGGATGCGCTGCTGGTCGAGCTCGACGATCTGCCGCAGACGCTGGCGCTGCTCGCGTCGTTGCAGGCCGAGCCTGTCCACGGCATCGAAGAGATGGTGCCGGCGGCGCGCACGTTGCTGGTTCGCTATCGCTCGTCGATGGTGTCGCGCGCGGCGCTGGTCGCTGCGATCGGCGCACGCAGCCTGGACGCGACCGTCGAGCGGACGTCGACGTTGATCGAGATTCCGGTCAGCTACAGCGGCGAGGATCTCGACGAGGTCGCGCAGATGCTCGGTATTACGCGGGAGGAGGTCATCCGGCGCCATACCGGCAGCGAGTACACGGTGGCGTTCACCGGCTTCGCACCCGGCTTCGCTTATCTGAGCGGCGGTGATCCTGGCCTCGACGTGCCGCGCCGCACCACGCCGCGCACGCGCATCCCGGCCGGCGCGGTCGGGCTCGCGGGGCAGTTCAGCGGTGTGTATCCGCAGGCCAGCCCCGGTGGCTGGCAGATCATCGGCGTGACGGCAACACCGATGTGGGATCTGTCGCGCGACGTGCCAGCGTTGTTGCAGCCTGGCTTTCGCGTGCGCTTCGTCGATGTGACGCAACGGGCTGCCGTTGCGCTGGCGCCGCAAGCCCTGGTTGCCGGGCCATCGACAGCCACAACAACATCAACGGCATCCCCAGCAGCGCCGGTCGCAGCACACGAAGGTTCGTCACTCGAAATCCGCAGCACCGGCCTGCAGGCACTGTTCCAGGACCTGGGCCGTCACGGCCAGGCCGGGCAGGGCGTGTCGGCCTCGGGTGCGATGGACCGGGGCGCCTTGCGCGCGGCAAACCGACTCGTCGGCAATCCCAGCGATGCGGCTTGCGTGGAGATCGTCTACGGCGGCTTTCATGCGGTGTGCCATGGCGACGCTGTCGTGGCGTTCACCGGCGCTGAGGCACCAATCGAAGTAACGACCGCGAGCGGTCTGCGGCACGCAGCTTCGGGTTACCAAGCCATCGCACTTTCGGATGGCGACGGCGTCGTGCTCGGCGAACCGCGCGCAGGCATTCGCAGCTACCTTGCAGTGCGCGGCGGCTTCACGGCCGAGCCGGTGCTCGGCAGTCGGTCCACCGACACGCTGGCCAACGTCGGCCCTGCACCTGTCGCCGCTGGCGACACGCTGCCGATCCACCGCTCGACGCGCGGCGCCATCGTCGGTGCTGCCGAGCAGCCGCCACACGACCTGCCTACAACGCACGAGGTCGTCACGCTCGACGTGGTGATGGGCCCGCGCACCGACTGGTTCACCTCGGAGGCGGTCGCGCTGCTGGCGAGCCAGTTGTGGAGCGTCACGCCGCAATCCAACCGCGTCGGTTTGCGTCTTGCGGGCGAGCAACCGTTGACACGTTCGAACCCGGCCGAACTCCCGAGCGAAGGCACTGCGCTCGGCGCCATCCAGGTTCCGCCGAGCGGACAGCCGGTGCTGTTCCTGGCCGACCATCCGCTGACGGGCGGCTATCCGGTCATCGGCGCCGTCGCGACCCATCACCTCGACCGCGCGGGGCAAATCCCCATCGGTGCCCGCGTGCGCTTCAACCCGATCCAGCCTTTCGAATTCGACATCACGCCATGA
- a CDS encoding LysE family translocator, producing the protein MTLSTYLLYVAAVALLIATPGPTMLMCMTNALNHGTRRAMTSVAGSVTAVLVVMLLSAAGLGALLAASETAFTTAKLTGAAYLVWLGIKTFRSDASVLSVDKGAASVPRRSFYLQGLLVGASNPKAVLFFAAFFPQFLNPSAPMAPQFAILALTFMVFEFTVLTTCALSVSRLAPLLRRSGPVRWVNRVCGGLFTLMGGLLLLTRRSA; encoded by the coding sequence ATGACGCTCTCCACCTACCTTCTGTATGTCGCAGCGGTCGCGCTGCTCATCGCAACCCCCGGCCCCACCATGCTCATGTGCATGACCAATGCGCTGAACCATGGCACGCGGCGCGCGATGACTTCCGTGGCAGGGTCGGTGACGGCCGTGCTGGTGGTCATGCTGCTCTCGGCAGCCGGCCTGGGCGCGCTGTTGGCCGCATCGGAAACCGCCTTCACGACGGCCAAACTCACCGGCGCGGCCTACCTCGTCTGGCTCGGCATCAAGACCTTCCGGAGCGACGCGTCGGTGCTGAGCGTCGACAAGGGCGCGGCCAGCGTGCCGCGCCGGTCGTTCTACCTGCAGGGTCTGCTGGTCGGCGCGAGCAACCCCAAGGCCGTGCTGTTCTTCGCGGCGTTTTTCCCGCAATTTCTGAACCCGTCTGCGCCGATGGCGCCGCAGTTCGCGATCCTCGCGCTGACCTTCATGGTCTTTGAGTTCACGGTGCTCACAACCTGTGCGCTGAGCGTGTCGCGTCTGGCGCCGCTGCTGCGCCGGAGTGGGCCGGTGCGCTGGGTCAACCGGGTTTGCGGTGGGCTGTTCACGCTGATGGGTGGGCTGCTGCTGTTGACGCGGCGCAGTGCGTGA
- a CDS encoding DUF86 domain-containing protein — translation MTAPRLADYLDHMRQAAADACGFVENMSETEFLQDKRTQQAVVMSLIVLGEAATKIVEGYAAFAEAHHNIPWRNMRGMRNRIAHGYFDINLQVVWDTVQTALPDLRIQLARLNG, via the coding sequence ATGACGGCCCCGCGTCTTGCAGACTATCTCGACCACATGCGGCAAGCCGCCGCCGACGCTTGCGGTTTTGTCGAGAACATGAGCGAGACCGAATTTCTTCAGGACAAGCGCACACAGCAAGCGGTTGTCATGAGCCTGATCGTGTTGGGCGAAGCCGCAACCAAGATAGTGGAAGGCTACGCCGCGTTCGCCGAAGCGCATCACAACATTCCTTGGCGCAACATGCGAGGGATGCGCAATCGCATTGCGCATGGCTACTTCGACATCAATCTTCAAGTCGTATGGGATACCGTGCAAACGGCTTTGCCAGACTTGCGGATTCAGCTCGCCCGCTTGAACGGCTGA
- a CDS encoding DUF86 domain-containing protein, producing the protein MQRDPRAFLWDVRESAVQIQTFVNGMDAPAYPANAMAQAAVERKFEIIGEALNQLAKLDAALAARISDLPKIVAFRNQLIHGYASVNVSTVWNVVQVSVPPLLAQTMALLDELGTA; encoded by the coding sequence ATGCAGCGTGACCCTCGCGCCTTTTTGTGGGACGTGCGGGAATCGGCGGTGCAGATTCAAACCTTTGTCAACGGAATGGATGCGCCGGCCTACCCGGCCAATGCCATGGCTCAGGCCGCCGTGGAGCGCAAGTTTGAAATCATCGGCGAGGCGCTCAACCAGTTGGCCAAGCTGGATGCAGCCTTGGCTGCACGTATTTCAGATTTGCCGAAAATCGTGGCGTTTCGCAATCAACTCATTCACGGCTATGCCAGCGTAAATGTCAGCACGGTCTGGAACGTGGTGCAGGTATCGGTGCCGCCACTGCTTGCTCAAACGATGGCGCTTTTGGACGAGTTGGGCACTGCCTGA
- a CDS encoding SDR family oxidoreductase — MNTSASTLPDLTVTPLSASPSGALQGQTVVLFGGTSGIGLAAAIQAKAAGAKVIVIGSNAERAQQAATANGLDGWRAADVTRSETITTALADIAQVDHLVLLAGSFVAGKVRDAEVDYLHRAFDERIWAALHAIRALGDRLSKNGSITFISGALADRPNAYGTAVLGAASAAMEALARGLALELAPTRVNTLSPGITDTPLLARAFGDGLDAFVSGLKEKLPQHRLVTAAEAGAAVVFLMTNGGMNGETLHIEGGSRLV; from the coding sequence ATGAACACAAGCGCTTCCACCCTGCCCGACCTCACCGTCACGCCACTTTCTGCATCGCCCTCCGGCGCGCTTCAGGGGCAGACGGTCGTGCTGTTCGGCGGCACGTCCGGCATCGGGCTGGCGGCTGCCATCCAGGCCAAGGCAGCGGGCGCCAAGGTCATCGTCATCGGCTCGAACGCCGAGCGCGCGCAGCAGGCAGCCACGGCCAACGGCCTGGACGGCTGGCGCGCGGCTGATGTCACGCGCAGCGAAACCATCACCACCGCATTGGCCGACATCGCGCAGGTCGACCACCTGGTGCTGCTGGCCGGCAGCTTCGTAGCGGGCAAGGTGCGGGATGCCGAGGTCGATTACCTGCACAGGGCGTTCGATGAGCGCATTTGGGCGGCACTGCATGCGATCCGCGCGCTGGGCGACCGGCTGTCGAAGAACGGGTCGATCACCTTCATCTCCGGCGCGCTGGCGGACCGTCCGAACGCCTACGGCACCGCAGTGCTGGGCGCAGCGTCCGCCGCGATGGAGGCGCTGGCACGCGGGCTGGCGCTGGAGTTGGCGCCGACGCGGGTCAACACCTTGTCGCCCGGCATCACGGACACGCCCCTGCTCGCCAGAGCGTTCGGCGATGGGCTCGACGCCTTTGTGTCCGGCCTGAAGGAAAAGCTGCCACAGCACCGCCTCGTCACCGCCGCAGAAGCCGGCGCCGCCGTGGTGTTTTTGATGACCAACGGCGGGATGAACGGGGAGACGCTGCACATCGAGGGGGGTTCGCGGCTGGTGTGA